One Sphingopyxis macrogoltabida genomic region harbors:
- the kdpC gene encoding potassium-transporting ATPase subunit KdpC, whose translation MYKDLISSLRPALVMTLLFAALLGFAYPLAITGIGQAFFPGQANGSLVREKGIVIGSTVVGQAFASERYFHSRPSAAGDGYDGMASSGSNLGPTSQALADRVRADVVRLSETAPGPNVPPDLVTTSASGLDPHISPEAALYQSERVARARGLDPAAIRRLVEQAVETPLLGFLGEPRVNLFKLNRRLDALGAKPAR comes from the coding sequence ATGTACAAGGATCTCATCAGCTCGCTGCGCCCCGCGCTCGTCATGACGTTGCTTTTCGCGGCGCTGCTCGGGTTCGCCTATCCGCTCGCGATCACCGGTATCGGACAGGCCTTTTTTCCCGGTCAGGCGAACGGCAGCCTTGTTCGCGAGAAGGGGATCGTCATCGGCTCCACCGTCGTCGGGCAAGCCTTCGCGTCGGAGCGATATTTCCACAGCCGGCCGTCGGCGGCGGGCGACGGTTATGACGGAATGGCCTCGTCGGGCTCGAACCTCGGCCCGACGTCGCAGGCGCTCGCCGACCGCGTGCGGGCCGATGTCGTGCGGCTTTCCGAAACGGCGCCAGGGCCAAACGTCCCGCCTGACCTGGTGACGACCTCCGCCTCGGGGCTCGACCCTCATATCAGCCCCGAGGCGGCTCTTTACCAAAGCGAACGCGTGGCGCGCGCGCGCGGACTCGACCCCGCTGCGATTCGCAGGCTGGTAGAACAGGCGGTCGAGACGCCGTTGCTGGGCTTTCTGGGCGAGCCGCGCGTCAATCTGTTCAAGCTTAATCGACGACTCGATGCACTTGGGGCTAAACCGGCGAGGTGA
- a CDS encoding acyl-CoA synthetase, translating to MHPSVHARLTPDKPAYRMAGSGETVTYAELDARSNQGAHLLRALGLVRGDGIALMLENDARFFEIVWAAQRAGLYYTCISTRLAAPEIAFIIADSGSRVLIASAPVSPEIAVTGLEIFAPGARDFVAERVAFPGIPIDDEAPGIDMLYSSGTTGRPKGIRPALPEGSLDQTNALTEFGRTSYGMAADTVFLSPAPLYHSAPLRWCMAVQKLGGTVIVMEKFDGEAALSLIERFAVTHAQFVPTHFIRMLKLPAETRGRYDLSSLRIVYHAAAPCPVEVKHAMLAWLGPIIHEFYAGTEANGLTAIGPGEWLAHPGSVGRAIWGTLKICDEDGDPLPAGEVGAIHFADGPAFEYHNDPEKTAASRNRHGWTTLGDVGYVDTGGYLYLTDRQSFMIISGGVNIYPQEIEDAIITHPRVADVAVIGAPDPEMGERVVAVVQPADWAEAGPELAEDIRQSLQGRLGRIKQPKQIDFVAELPRHPTGKLLKRLVRERYWPG from the coding sequence ATGCATCCGTCCGTCCACGCTCGCCTCACGCCCGACAAGCCCGCCTATCGCATGGCGGGGTCCGGCGAAACCGTTACCTATGCCGAGCTCGACGCCCGGTCGAACCAGGGCGCCCATCTGTTGCGCGCGCTCGGCCTTGTGCGCGGCGACGGCATCGCGCTGATGCTGGAAAATGACGCCCGCTTTTTCGAGATCGTCTGGGCGGCGCAGCGCGCCGGGCTCTATTACACCTGCATATCGACCCGCCTCGCGGCGCCCGAGATCGCTTTCATCATCGCGGACTCGGGATCGCGCGTGCTGATCGCGTCGGCGCCCGTGTCTCCGGAGATTGCGGTGACCGGCCTCGAGATTTTCGCACCCGGCGCGCGCGATTTCGTGGCCGAACGCGTCGCGTTTCCCGGCATACCGATCGACGACGAAGCGCCCGGCATCGACATGCTTTACTCGTCGGGCACCACCGGGCGGCCCAAGGGTATCCGTCCTGCGCTGCCCGAAGGGTCGCTGGATCAAACCAACGCCCTGACCGAGTTCGGCCGGACAAGCTATGGCATGGCCGCCGATACGGTCTTTCTTTCGCCGGCGCCGCTTTATCATTCGGCACCGCTCCGCTGGTGCATGGCGGTCCAGAAGCTCGGCGGGACCGTGATCGTGATGGAGAAGTTCGACGGCGAAGCGGCACTGTCGCTGATAGAACGCTTTGCCGTCACCCATGCGCAGTTCGTGCCGACGCATTTCATCCGGATGCTCAAGCTGCCCGCCGAAACGCGCGGGCGTTACGATCTCTCGTCGCTACGCATCGTCTATCATGCCGCGGCGCCGTGCCCGGTGGAGGTCAAGCATGCGATGCTCGCGTGGCTGGGGCCGATCATCCACGAATTCTATGCGGGCACCGAAGCCAACGGGCTGACCGCGATCGGGCCCGGGGAATGGCTCGCTCATCCGGGCTCGGTCGGCCGCGCGATCTGGGGAACGCTGAAGATCTGCGACGAGGATGGCGATCCGCTGCCGGCCGGCGAGGTCGGCGCGATCCATTTCGCCGACGGCCCGGCGTTCGAATATCATAACGATCCCGAGAAAACCGCGGCGAGCCGCAATCGCCATGGTTGGACGACGCTCGGCGATGTCGGTTATGTCGATACCGGCGGCTATCTCTACCTCACCGATCGCCAGAGCTTCATGATCATATCGGGCGGGGTCAACATCTACCCGCAGGAGATAGAGGACGCGATCATCACGCATCCGCGGGTTGCCGATGTCGCGGTGATCGGTGCGCCCGACCCCGAAATGGGCGAGCGCGTCGTTGCCGTCGTGCAGCCCGCGGACTGGGCGGAGGCTGGACCGGAGCTCGCCGAGGATATCCGGCAATCGCTCCAAGGACGCCTTGGCCGGATCAAGCAGCCGAAGCAGATCGACTTCGTTGCCGAATTGCCGCGCCATCCGACGGGCAAGCTGCTCAAGCGCCTGGTGCGCGAACGCTACTGGCCGGGCTAA
- a CDS encoding IS3 family transposase (programmed frameshift): protein MQRRKFSREFKLEAVRMVRERGVTIAQASRDLDVHANVLRKWVRELAADPGHAFPGHGQMKPEQMEIDRLRRELAKLKAERDILKKGRRLLREGLDMKFQFIAKHRGIWPVAWMCGALGVSRSGFHAWLIRPPSQRARDDEVIGAKVRASHVGSYRTYGARRVWHDLLADGVSCGLHRIERLMRAQGLRARPRRRGLPKDHGDRSVIAGNVLDRQFTADRPNQKWVADFTYIWTAEGWLYVAAVIDLFSRRVVGWSMTPNMTAQLVTDALIMAIWRRGKPDALLHHSDQGSQYTSEQFQRLMADNGVTCSMSRSGNVWDNAAMESFFSSLKTERIGKKIYRTRAQAKADVFDYIECFYNPTRRHSTLGYLSPIDFEREAGVA from the exons ATGCAAAGAAGGAAGTTCAGCCGCGAGTTCAAGCTTGAGGCGGTGAGGATGGTCCGCGAACGCGGGGTGACGATCGCGCAGGCGTCGCGCGATCTGGATGTGCATGCGAACGTGCTGCGTAAATGGGTCCGGGAGCTTGCCGCCGATCCGGGTCATGCCTTTCCCGGTCACGGTCAGATGAAGCCGGAGCAGATGGAGATCGATCGCCTGCGGCGCGAGCTGGCCAAGTTGAAGGCGGAGCGCGACATCCTAAAAAAAG GCCGCCGCCTACTTCGCGAGGGACTCGATATGAAGTTCCAGTTCATCGCGAAGCACCGAGGGATCTGGCCGGTGGCATGGATGTGCGGGGCGCTCGGTGTCTCGCGAAGCGGCTTCCATGCCTGGCTGATCCGCCCGCCGTCGCAGCGTGCCCGCGACGACGAGGTGATCGGTGCGAAGGTCCGTGCCAGCCATGTAGGAAGTTATCGCACTTATGGCGCGCGCCGTGTCTGGCACGACCTGCTGGCCGATGGGGTGTCCTGCGGCCTGCACCGGATCGAACGGCTCATGCGGGCGCAGGGTCTGCGAGCGAGGCCGCGGCGACGCGGGCTTCCCAAGGATCACGGCGATCGTTCGGTCATCGCCGGCAACGTGCTCGATCGCCAGTTCACGGCAGACAGGCCGAACCAGAAGTGGGTGGCCGACTTCACCTATATCTGGACGGCCGAGGGATGGCTCTATGTTGCTGCGGTGATCGACCTGTTCTCGCGCCGGGTGGTCGGATGGTCGATGACTCCCAACATGACAGCCCAGCTCGTCACCGATGCGCTGATCATGGCGATCTGGCGGCGCGGCAAGCCCGATGCTCTCCTGCATCACTCGGATCAGGGCAGCCAGTATACCAGCGAGCAGTTCCAGCGGCTCATGGCCGACAATGGGGTCACCTGCTCAATGAGCCGGTCCGGCAATGTATGGGATAATGCCGCCATGGAGAGCTTCTTCTCCTCGCTCAAGACCGAGCGGATCGGGAAGAAGATCTACCGCACGAGGGCGCAGGCGAAGGCCGACGTGTTCGATTATATCGAATGCTTCTACAACCCGACCCGGCGTCACTCGACCTTGGGTTACCTCAGTCCTATCGACTTCGAACGTGAAGCTGGGGTAGCCTGA
- a CDS encoding sensor histidine kinase translates to MTEADRPLPEAFLRQAAQEGRGRLKVFLGAAPGVGKTWEMLTDGRQRRDAGVDVVVGVVETHGRRETEALVHGHEIVARREVDHQGHSLGEMDIDAILERRPGLVLVDELAHTNAPGSRHPKRYQDVEELLDAGIDVYSTLNIQHVESLNDVVASFTRVRVRETVPDSILENAEIEVVDIPPDELIERLRDGKVYIPQEASRALTHFFSKSNLTALRELALRRAAQAVDAQMLDHVRSHALAGSFAVGERIVVAVSELPVAAELVRAGKRLADALKAPWSAVYIETRRSQALTDDDRRQLGDTLALASRLGAATATVPAASVVEGLRSFARDARATQIVIGKSSRPWWFEMRHGSVVDQLVRTIDDVAVHVLPGEPEVKATRPAPPVPGRWGKPSHYIWSLAMVAVMTALGRVLIEVIDLGNISLLYLVPVMFAAATFGLRAGLFAGLVSSLAYNFFFLPPTGTLTVNNPENVISILVLLGVAIVTSQFAARVRAQADLAQSSARQNAALASFSRQLTAAPDQDRLMQAICAEVGRLLDARTVLLLPSADGPTLRAAVPPEDRLEQIERAAAQWAMDNAQPAGRGSATLTASDWLFHPLQTTRGVLGVLGLTRDDAQAPVRSDQVPLLMSLLDQASIALDRMELEEASLQARQVDERDRLRSALLSSVSHDLRTPLTTILSAAQEMRRHPTAEMAETIETEALRLNRFVSNLLDMVRVEAGALPMKAEATELFDAAAGAAHDTRASLAGHDVLIEIAPAIPLVRVDPVLLHHCLINLLDNAGRYADPGTPITIRAKRIADAVLLSVIDQGPGIAPGNETRVFETFTRLEGSDRAKHGTGLGLAIVKGFAEAMGLTVEAGNNGEPHGACFTIRIPEALLVKDLTVEDIP, encoded by the coding sequence GTGACCGAAGCCGACCGACCATTACCCGAGGCCTTTCTGCGTCAGGCGGCGCAGGAAGGCCGCGGCCGTCTCAAGGTCTTTCTCGGGGCGGCCCCGGGGGTCGGCAAGACGTGGGAAATGCTGACCGACGGCCGTCAGCGCCGCGATGCGGGTGTCGATGTCGTGGTCGGGGTGGTCGAAACGCACGGCCGACGGGAGACCGAGGCGCTCGTCCACGGCCATGAGATCGTCGCGCGGCGCGAGGTCGATCATCAGGGGCACAGCCTCGGCGAAATGGACATCGATGCGATCCTCGAACGGCGCCCGGGGCTCGTGCTCGTCGACGAACTTGCCCACACCAACGCGCCGGGCAGCCGCCACCCCAAACGCTATCAGGACGTCGAGGAACTGCTCGACGCCGGGATCGACGTCTATTCGACCCTCAACATCCAGCATGTCGAAAGTTTGAACGATGTCGTGGCATCGTTCACGCGCGTCCGCGTGCGCGAAACGGTGCCCGACTCGATCCTCGAAAATGCCGAGATCGAGGTGGTGGACATTCCGCCGGACGAGCTGATCGAGCGGCTCCGCGACGGCAAGGTCTATATTCCGCAGGAGGCGTCGCGGGCGCTGACGCATTTCTTTTCCAAATCGAACCTCACCGCGCTCCGCGAACTGGCGCTTCGCCGTGCCGCGCAGGCGGTCGATGCGCAGATGCTCGATCATGTCCGCAGCCACGCGCTTGCAGGCAGCTTCGCGGTGGGGGAACGGATCGTCGTGGCGGTCAGCGAGCTTCCCGTCGCCGCCGAACTGGTCCGCGCGGGCAAGCGGCTCGCCGACGCGCTGAAGGCGCCGTGGAGCGCGGTCTATATCGAGACGCGGCGCAGTCAGGCGCTGACCGACGACGACCGGCGACAACTCGGCGACACACTCGCGCTCGCCTCGCGGCTCGGGGCCGCGACCGCTACCGTCCCTGCTGCGAGCGTTGTCGAGGGGTTGCGCAGTTTTGCGCGCGACGCGCGCGCGACGCAGATCGTGATCGGCAAATCGAGCCGCCCCTGGTGGTTCGAGATGCGTCACGGCTCGGTCGTCGATCAACTCGTGCGGACGATCGACGATGTCGCGGTTCACGTCCTGCCGGGCGAGCCCGAGGTCAAGGCGACGCGGCCGGCGCCTCCGGTCCCCGGGCGTTGGGGCAAGCCGTCACATTATATCTGGTCGCTCGCGATGGTCGCCGTGATGACGGCGCTTGGCCGCGTGCTCATCGAGGTCATCGATCTTGGCAATATTTCGCTGCTCTATCTGGTCCCCGTCATGTTTGCCGCGGCGACCTTTGGCCTGCGCGCCGGGCTGTTCGCGGGGCTGGTATCGAGCCTCGCCTATAATTTCTTCTTCCTGCCGCCGACCGGTACGCTGACCGTCAACAACCCCGAGAATGTGATCAGCATCCTCGTGTTGCTTGGCGTCGCCATCGTCACCAGCCAGTTCGCGGCACGCGTGCGCGCCCAGGCCGACCTTGCGCAGTCGAGCGCCCGCCAGAATGCGGCGCTCGCCAGCTTCTCGCGCCAGCTTACCGCGGCGCCCGATCAGGACAGGTTGATGCAGGCTATCTGCGCCGAGGTCGGACGCCTGCTCGACGCCCGCACTGTCCTCCTCCTGCCGTCGGCCGATGGCCCGACGCTCCGCGCCGCCGTGCCGCCGGAGGACCGGCTCGAACAGATCGAGCGGGCGGCGGCGCAGTGGGCGATGGACAATGCGCAGCCCGCCGGGCGGGGTTCGGCAACGCTGACCGCGTCGGACTGGCTTTTTCACCCGCTACAGACCACGCGCGGTGTACTCGGGGTGCTCGGGCTGACGCGCGACGATGCGCAAGCGCCGGTACGGTCGGATCAGGTGCCGCTGCTGATGAGCCTGCTCGATCAGGCGTCGATCGCGCTCGATCGCATGGAACTCGAGGAAGCCTCGCTTCAAGCGCGGCAGGTCGACGAGCGCGACCGGCTACGCTCGGCGTTGCTGTCATCGGTCAGCCACGACCTCCGCACGCCGCTCACCACGATATTGTCGGCGGCGCAGGAGATGCGGCGCCATCCCACGGCAGAAATGGCCGAAACGATCGAGACCGAGGCGCTGCGCCTCAATCGCTTTGTCTCGAACCTGCTCGACATGGTACGCGTCGAGGCCGGCGCCCTTCCGATGAAGGCGGAAGCGACCGAGCTATTCGACGCTGCTGCGGGCGCCGCACACGACACCCGCGCCTCGCTGGCCGGGCACGATGTCCTGATCGAAATCGCGCCCGCCATTCCGCTTGTGCGCGTCGACCCGGTGCTGCTTCATCATTGCCTGATCAATCTGCTCGATAACGCCGGACGCTACGCCGATCCCGGCACGCCGATCACCATTCGCGCGAAGCGCATCGCCGATGCTGTCCTGCTGTCGGTGATCGACCAGGGGCCCGGTATCGCGCCCGGCAACGAGACGCGCGTCTTCGAAACCTTCACCCGGCTCGAAGGCAGCGACCGCGCCAAGCATGGCACCGGGCTCGGGCTTGCCATCGTCAAGGGCTTTGCCGAGGCGATGGGACTGACGGTCGAAGCGGGCAACAATGGCGAACCGCATGGTGCGTGCTTCACGATCCGCATCCCCGAAGCGCTGCTCGTCAAGGATCTGACCGTCGAGGATATTCCATGA
- the kdpA gene encoding potassium-transporting ATPase subunit KdpA: MTFQGWLLIAAFAGILLLLAKPMGQWLFALYEGRRTPLHRVLGSLETGFYRLSGIDPAEEQGWRRYAAHMLIFNTALALFTYAILRLQGVLPLNPLGYDGTSADLAFNTAISFTANTNWQSYGGESTMSNLSQMLGLTIHNFLSAATGIALAFALFRGFARREMKTIGNFWADMTRVTLYLLLPLCAVLAIFYIASGVPQTLAGSVDVTTLEGVKQTLALGPVASQEAIKMLGTNGGGFFNANSAHPFENPTALTNFVQMLSIFAIGTGLTWTFGKAVGNPRQGWAILAAMMALFLAGAAITYWQEAAGNPVFHNLGVAGGNMEGKEVRFGIAQSALFAVVTTAASCGAVNAMHDSFTALGGMIPLFNMQLGEVVVGGVGAGIYGFLLFAILAIFVAGLMVGRTPEYVGKKIEAREVKLAVLAIAVLPLVILGFTAIASVTGAGLAGPLNKGPHGFSEILYAFTSATANNGSAFAGLSANTPFYNGMLGVAMWIGRFFIIVPMLAIAGGLAAKKYTPATAGSFPTTGPLWTGLLVGIVLIVGGLTFLPSLALGPIADHLAMINGQLF; this comes from the coding sequence ATGACGTTTCAGGGATGGCTCCTGATCGCCGCCTTCGCCGGCATCCTCCTGCTTCTCGCGAAGCCGATGGGGCAATGGCTCTTCGCGCTTTACGAGGGGCGCCGCACACCGCTCCACCGCGTGCTGGGCTCCCTCGAGACGGGTTTCTACCGCCTCTCGGGCATCGACCCGGCCGAGGAGCAGGGCTGGCGCCGCTACGCCGCGCATATGCTCATCTTCAATACGGCGCTCGCGCTCTTCACTTATGCAATCCTGCGCCTGCAGGGCGTGCTGCCGCTCAATCCGCTGGGCTATGACGGCACCAGCGCCGACCTCGCCTTCAACACGGCGATCAGCTTTACCGCGAACACCAACTGGCAAAGCTATGGCGGTGAATCGACGATGTCGAACCTGAGCCAGATGCTCGGCCTCACGATCCATAACTTCCTGTCGGCGGCGACGGGCATCGCGCTCGCCTTCGCCCTGTTCCGCGGTTTCGCGCGGCGCGAGATGAAGACGATCGGCAATTTCTGGGCCGATATGACGCGCGTCACGCTCTATCTGTTGCTGCCGCTCTGCGCCGTGCTTGCGATCTTCTATATCGCGAGCGGCGTGCCGCAGACGCTCGCCGGCTCGGTCGACGTGACGACGCTCGAGGGTGTCAAACAGACCCTCGCGTTGGGGCCGGTCGCTTCGCAGGAAGCGATCAAGATGCTCGGCACCAACGGCGGCGGCTTTTTCAACGCCAACTCGGCGCACCCTTTCGAGAATCCGACGGCGCTGACCAACTTCGTCCAGATGCTGTCGATCTTCGCCATCGGTACCGGGCTGACCTGGACCTTCGGCAAGGCGGTCGGCAATCCGCGTCAGGGCTGGGCGATCCTTGCCGCGATGATGGCGCTGTTCCTGGCGGGGGCTGCGATCACCTATTGGCAGGAAGCCGCGGGCAATCCGGTGTTCCACAATCTCGGCGTTGCCGGCGGCAACATGGAGGGCAAGGAGGTTCGCTTCGGCATCGCCCAGTCGGCGTTGTTCGCGGTCGTCACGACGGCGGCGTCGTGCGGGGCGGTCAATGCGATGCACGACAGCTTCACTGCGCTCGGCGGCATGATCCCGCTGTTCAACATGCAACTCGGCGAGGTCGTCGTCGGCGGGGTCGGCGCCGGAATCTATGGTTTCCTCCTGTTCGCGATCCTCGCCATTTTCGTGGCCGGGCTGATGGTCGGGCGTACCCCCGAATATGTCGGCAAGAAGATCGAGGCGCGCGAGGTCAAGCTTGCGGTGCTCGCGATCGCGGTGCTGCCGCTCGTCATCCTCGGCTTTACGGCGATCGCGTCGGTGACCGGAGCGGGTCTTGCCGGGCCGCTCAACAAGGGGCCGCACGGCTTTTCGGAAATCCTCTACGCCTTCACCAGCGCGACCGCGAACAACGGCTCTGCCTTTGCCGGGCTCAGCGCCAACACGCCTTTCTATAACGGCATGCTGGGCGTCGCGATGTGGATCGGCCGGTTCTTCATCATCGTGCCGATGCTCGCGATCGCGGGCGGCCTCGCGGCGAAGAAATATACGCCGGCGACGGCGGGTAGCTTCCCGACCACCGGGCCGCTGTGGACGGGGCTGCTCGTCGGCATCGTGCTGATCGTCGGCGGCCTGACCTTCCTGCCGAGCCTCGCGCTCGGTCCGATCGCCGATCATCTCGCGATGATCAACGGTCAGCTTTTCTAA
- a CDS encoding response regulator: MKIRHKILVVDDELHIRRLIRAALERADYAIVEAENAREAIARLGEERPDIVLLDLGLPDRDGLELVPLVKQKSEATLIVVSARDATDEKVAALDLGADDYLTKPFDTDELLARVRVALRNRLTRDGGNLAVTVGDVKLDLVARRVTKGGKEVHLTPKEYAVLAQLARFPGRVITHKQLMDEVWPREHEHHVEYLRVLIRTLRQKLEADPQQPQIIGNELGIGYRLRLGTEGSGE; the protein is encoded by the coding sequence ATGAAAATTCGCCACAAGATCCTGGTCGTCGATGACGAACTCCATATCCGCCGCCTGATCCGTGCGGCGCTGGAGCGGGCCGACTATGCGATCGTCGAGGCCGAAAATGCGCGCGAGGCGATCGCCCGCCTCGGTGAGGAACGACCCGACATCGTCCTGCTCGATCTCGGCCTGCCCGATCGCGACGGGCTCGAACTGGTTCCGCTCGTCAAGCAGAAGTCGGAGGCGACGCTGATCGTCGTATCGGCGCGCGACGCGACCGACGAGAAGGTCGCGGCGCTGGACCTTGGCGCGGACGATTATCTGACGAAACCATTCGACACCGACGAGCTGCTCGCGCGGGTGCGCGTCGCCTTGCGGAACCGGCTGACGCGCGACGGCGGCAATCTTGCCGTGACGGTCGGGGACGTCAAACTTGACCTGGTCGCCCGGCGCGTGACCAAGGGCGGCAAAGAGGTCCACCTCACACCCAAGGAATATGCAGTGCTCGCGCAGCTCGCCCGCTTTCCCGGGCGCGTCATCACGCACAAGCAGCTCATGGACGAAGTATGGCCGCGCGAGCATGAGCATCATGTCGAATATTTGCGCGTGCTGATCCGCACGCTTCGCCAGAAACTCGAAGCCGATCCGCAGCAGCCGCAGATCATCGGCAACGAACTCGGAATCGGCTACCGCTTGCGGCTCGGGACAGAGGGTTCCGGGGAATGA
- a CDS encoding potassium-transporting ATPase subunit F translates to MTLDLWLAGLTALGLLFYLVAVLARPERF, encoded by the coding sequence ATGACCCTCGACCTCTGGCTCGCGGGCCTCACCGCGCTCGGCCTTCTTTTCTACCTCGTCGCCGTGCTCGCGCGGCCCGAACGTTTCTAG
- the kdpB gene encoding potassium-transporting ATPase subunit KdpB, translating to MARSQTKSLFTADLIVPAIGDAFRKLNPKELIRNPVMFTTAVVAALLTILLVVGQDGIAAGFKFQLVVWLWLTVLFGTFAEALAEGRGKAQAASLRAAKAELTAKRVKGDGKAWESLPASALRVGDEVLVETGDLIPSDGEVVAGVASVNEAAITGESAPVIREAGGDRSAVTAGTRVISDEIRVRVTVNPGQGFLDRMIALVEGAERQKTPNEIALTLLLVGLTIIFLIAVGTIPAFASYAGGSIPVAILAALLITLIPTTIAALLSAIGIAGMDRLVRFNVLAKSGRAVEAAGDVDVLLLDKTGTITVGDRQATDFRAVGGHSAAQLAEAALLASLADETPEGRSIVVLARESFGQAAEMPAGAEIIAFTAQTRISGIRIGDSVIQKGAVDSVLRANPGAGTTAAATELRRITDEIARAGGTPLAVAKDGELLGAIFLKDIVKAGIRERFGELRAMGIRTVMITGDNPLTAAAIAAEAGVDDFLAQATPEDKLELIRKEQAGGRLVAMCGDGTNDAPALAQADVGVAMNTGTQAAREAGNMVDLDSDPTKLIEVVGLGKQLLMTRGALTTFSVANDVAKYFAIIPAMFVALYPGLGVLNIMGLTSPESAILSAIIFNALIIPLLVPLALRGVTYRPMGAGPLLARNLAVYGLGGLVAPFVGIKLIDLAVGGLGLA from the coding sequence ATGGCTCGGTCCCAAACCAAGTCCCTGTTCACCGCCGACCTGATCGTTCCGGCGATCGGCGACGCCTTCCGCAAGCTCAACCCGAAAGAGCTGATCCGCAATCCGGTGATGTTCACCACCGCAGTCGTCGCGGCGCTGCTCACCATCCTGCTCGTCGTCGGGCAGGACGGGATCGCCGCCGGCTTCAAGTTCCAGCTCGTCGTCTGGCTGTGGCTGACCGTGCTCTTCGGCACCTTCGCCGAAGCGCTTGCCGAAGGGCGCGGCAAGGCGCAGGCGGCGTCGCTGCGCGCGGCCAAGGCCGAACTGACGGCGAAGCGGGTGAAGGGCGACGGGAAAGCATGGGAAAGCTTGCCCGCCAGCGCCCTTCGGGTCGGCGATGAGGTACTCGTCGAGACGGGCGACCTCATCCCGTCCGACGGCGAAGTCGTCGCCGGGGTGGCATCGGTCAACGAAGCGGCGATCACCGGCGAAAGCGCCCCGGTGATCCGCGAGGCGGGCGGCGACCGCAGCGCGGTCACCGCGGGCACGCGCGTCATTTCGGACGAGATCCGGGTGCGGGTGACGGTCAACCCGGGGCAGGGCTTTCTCGACCGGATGATCGCACTTGTCGAAGGTGCCGAGCGGCAAAAGACGCCGAACGAGATCGCGCTGACCCTGCTGCTCGTCGGGCTGACGATCATCTTCCTGATCGCGGTCGGGACGATCCCCGCTTTTGCAAGCTATGCGGGTGGCAGCATTCCGGTGGCGATCCTTGCGGCGCTGCTGATCACCCTGATCCCCACGACCATCGCGGCCTTGCTCTCGGCCATCGGCATTGCGGGCATGGACCGGCTCGTGCGCTTCAACGTGCTCGCCAAGTCGGGCCGCGCGGTCGAGGCGGCGGGCGACGTCGACGTGCTGCTGCTCGACAAGACCGGCACGATCACCGTCGGCGACCGGCAGGCGACCGATTTCCGCGCCGTGGGCGGCCATTCGGCGGCGCAGCTCGCCGAGGCGGCGCTGCTCGCCAGCCTTGCCGATGAAACGCCGGAGGGGCGCTCGATCGTCGTACTGGCGCGCGAAAGCTTCGGTCAGGCCGCCGAGATGCCCGCGGGTGCAGAGATTATTGCTTTCACTGCGCAGACGCGCATCTCGGGCATCCGGATCGGCGACAGCGTGATTCAGAAGGGCGCGGTGGATTCGGTCCTGCGCGCCAATCCCGGCGCGGGGACCACCGCTGCCGCGACCGAACTCCGCCGGATCACCGACGAGATCGCGCGCGCCGGCGGCACGCCGCTGGCGGTCGCGAAGGACGGCGAATTGCTCGGTGCGATCTTCTTGAAGGACATCGTCAAGGCGGGCATTCGCGAACGCTTCGGCGAACTGCGCGCGATGGGCATCCGCACGGTGATGATCACCGGCGACAATCCGCTCACTGCCGCGGCGATCGCGGCGGAGGCCGGGGTCGACGATTTCCTCGCGCAGGCGACGCCTGAGGACAAGCTCGAACTGATCCGCAAGGAACAGGCGGGCGGGCGGCTGGTCGCGATGTGCGGCGATGGCACCAACGATGCGCCGGCGCTGGCGCAGGCCGATGTCGGCGTCGCGATGAACACCGGCACGCAGGCGGCGCGCGAGGCGGGCAATATGGTCGATCTCGACAGCGATCCGACCAAGCTGATCGAGGTGGTGGGGCTGGGCAAGCAGCTCCTGATGACGCGCGGGGCGCTCACGACCTTTTCGGTCGCCAACGACGTGGCCAAATATTTCGCGATCATCCCGGCGATGTTCGTCGCGCTTTATCCGGGGCTCGGCGTGCTCAACATCATGGGGCTCACCAGCCCCGAGAGTGCGATCCTGTCGGCGATCATCTTCAACGCGCTGATCATCCCGTTGCTCGTGCCGCTCGCGCTGAGGGGGGTAACCTACCGGCCGATGGGGGCGGGGCCGCTGCTTGCACGCAACCTTGCCGTCTATGGTCTCGGCGGCCTCGTCGCCCCTTTTGTCGGCATCAAGCTCATCGACCTGGCCGTCGGCGGCCTCGGTCTTGCCTGA